The following coding sequences lie in one Arachis hypogaea cultivar Tifrunner chromosome 4, arahy.Tifrunner.gnm2.J5K5, whole genome shotgun sequence genomic window:
- the LOC112796151 gene encoding peroxidase A2 encodes MSSFGVKVASLVWCAVVLVVIVGELPMSTDAQASGLDPSFYKNSCPNVHSIVREVIRNVSKTDPRMLGSLIRLHFHDCFVQGCDASILLNDTKTITSEQSAPPNSNSIRGLDVVNKIKTEVEKACPGVVSCADILALAAEISSVLGQGPDWKVPLGRRDSTTANKTLAGLNLPGPSFDLTTLISFFKRQDLNVTDLVALSGAHTIGRARCQFITDRLYNFSNSAKPDPNLNTTYLQQLRSICPKNGPGNTLTNLDSSTPDKFDKNYYSNLQVRKGLLQSDQELFSTPGAETVSIVNKFSSDENAFFEAFKASMIKMGNIGVITGNKGEIRKQCNFVNTQSIELGLGRYNSEDSMVSSS; translated from the exons atgagttCGTTTGGTGTGAAGGTGGCATCACTAGTGTGGTGTGCAGTGGTGTTAGTAGTGATTGTTGGAGAGTTACCAATGTCGACAGATGCACAAGCATCAGGGCTAGATCCGTCATTTTACAAGAACAGCTGTCCGAATGTTCATTCCATTGTTCGTGAAGTCATAAGGAATGTTTCCAAAACAGATCCTCGCATGCTTGGTAGCCTCATTAGGCTTCACTTCCATGACTGCTTTGTTCAA GGATGTGATGCATCAATTTTGTTGAACGACACAAAAACCATAACGAGTGAGCAAAGTGCACCTCCCAATAGCAATTCAATTAGGGGCTTGGATGTTGTGAACAAGATCAAAACAGAGGTGGAAAAAGCTTGTCCTGGAGTAGTTTCATGTGCTGATATTCTTGCTCTTGCAGCTGAAATCTCATCTGTTTTG GGTCAGGGTCCTGATTGGAAAGTTCCATTAGGGAGAAGGGACAGTACAACAGCAAATAAAACCCTTGCTGGTTTGAACCTTCCAGGTCCTTCATTCGACCTCACAACACTTATATCATTCTTCAAGAGACAAGACCTCAATGTTACTGACCTAGTTGCACTCTCAG gtGCTCATACAATTGGAAGAGCTCGGTGTCAATTTATAACTGATCGATTGTACAACTTTAGCAACAGTGCAAAACCTGATCCAAATCTAAACACAACTTACTTACAACAATTGAGATCAATATGCCCTAAAAATGGACCCGGAAATACCCTCACAAATTTGGATTCAAGCACACCTGACAAATTCGACAAGAACTACTACTCCAATCTGCAGGTCCGCAAGGGATTGCTCCAGAGTGATCAAGAATTGTTCTCCACGCCCGGTGCCGAAACCGTTAGCATTGTGAACAAGTTCAGTAGTGACGAGAATGCTTTCTTTGAGGCCTTCAAGGCTTCTATGATCAAGATGGGTAACATTGGTGTGATAACCGGTAACAAAGGCGAAATTCGAAAGCAATGTAACTTTGTTAACACACAATCTATTGAGTTGGGTCTGGGTCGCTACAATTCAGAAGATAGTATGGTTAGTTCATCTTAG